In the genome of Fibrobacter sp. UWB11, the window TCAAAATCGATGTTCCATAAGCTCGCGAAAGAGTCCGCGCCACCTCTGCCATAGGGACTCCGGCAAAATCAAGCATCACCGAACTCGGCGGAGACTTTTCCGAAAAGCGACTCGGCGCAGCACCGACACACAAAAACAATGTCAAGAGGGATATTCCCAAGATCCTCAGAAGCATACGCTTCTCCTAAATGCGCATGCCCGCGTTTCACCAACAAGTGAATAATTGCGGCCCCTGCCCGGGATAAAATTAAAGGATCAAAGGAACGATATAATAAGCGGTTTTCAAAATAGAAAAACTTTTCAAGAAAAGTATGCGACAAATCAAAAAAAGTGCTTTTATAAAGCAAAATAAAATACATGCGGGCGGGGCCCAAGCGCCAACGCTTCTTACTTTATAGACTATTGCAAGATGATTTGAAATTTTCGGAACTTTAGTCCCCAGTGAGGCGAATCACCTCGTTTTTTCGCGAAATTTCAAAGCCTCATTTCAGAATTTTAGAACAAAACATGCGATTTTTAAGCAAAAATGGCACTTTCCTAAAAACTGGCACGATTATTGCTTTATTTAGGGCAAAGGAGTAAAAAACACCCTTAATCAAGGAAGGATTAATTATGAAATCAAAATTCATCGCAGTTCTCACACTTTCGACACTCGCTTTTTTTGCAACAGCATCTGCAAAGAGCAACTTCTCGGATATAAGAAGAGTCAGCAAGGCCGACATTTCCTCCGAAATTTCGACAGAAGTCAAAACCGAAATCACTGACAAGAGCGATTTCGAAAAATTACGTGACGAAAGTAAGGAAGCACGCAAGGAACTCTTGGACAAAATCAAGCTCGACAAGGATGAACTTGCAGTAGTCCCGCCGACACCGCCGAAGGCTGATATCGTTCCGCCGACCCCGAAGACGGAAGAAGAACTCCAGGCCGAACGCGAAGCCCACGAAGCAGAAATGGCAGCCAAGAAGGCCGAACATGAAGCTAAGAAGGCTGAAGAAGAAGCAAAGCGTGCAGAACGTGAAAAAGCAATGAAGGCTGAACACGAAGCTCGCAAGGCTGAAATGGAAGCAAAGCGTGCCGAAGAAGAAGCTAAGCGCGCAGAACGTGAAGAAGCTTTGAAGGCTGAACGCGAAGCTCGCAAGGCTGAAATGGAAGCAAAGAAGGCTGAACTCGAGGCAAAGCGCGCAGAACGCGAAGAAGCTTTGAAGGCCGAACGCGAAGCTCGCAAGGCCGAAATGGAAGCCAAGAAGGCCGAACTTGATGCAAAGCGCGCAGAACGTGAAGAAGCTTTGAAGGCTGAACGCGAAGCTCGCAAGGCCGAAATGGAAGCCAAGAAGGCCGAACTTGATGCAAAGCGCGCAGAACACGAAGAAGCTTTGAAGGCCGAACGCGAAGCACGCAAGGCAGAGATGGAAGCCAAGAAGGCTGAACGTGAAGCCCAGAAAGCTGAAAAAGAATCTGCAAAAGAAGAAAAGACCGTTGCTACGATTGAATAAGGAATTTTAATTCCTTAGAATTGGGCGGCGGAGAAATACCGTCGCCCTCTTTTCGAGTCTTTTCAAGGTTAACGCTATGAAAAACACAAGTAAAATCATCGCACTTTTGACCGGATCGGCGCTCGTGTCGGTTCCGCTTGCACAGCCGGAATCCGATATTGCGACACCTATCGAAAAGACCGAAATTACACAAGGCGTACCCGACCTCGGGCAAAAGCAAAAAGAAGACTGGCAACGTTTACGCGAAGAACGCAAACTAGCTAGACAACAAATTTTATCGGACATCAAGGCAAACGCCAAAGATGAAGTCAAGGACGTTCAAGAAGAATTGCTCCAGCAAAAAGCAAAGAACAACATCGAGAACGAAAATCGAGAAAAAGTCAAAGAAAACGTTATCCGCAAAGGGCCGTTTGAGAATCAAGATAAAATCAAGCCGGGAACCCCTCCATTTGATGTTCCGCGTCCAGGCGAACACGGGCCATTATTCCCCAAAGGTCCAAAGATTTAGCTACTCCAACCCCAACACAAAGCGGTGTCCTAGGACACCGCTTTTTTTAGCTCGTTGCAGGATTCAATTCATCAGAAATCAATTACATCGGAGGCGGAGCGTAGAGATATGCCCCGTTGCTACAGTACAAAACGCAACCATCGATCCCTTTGGTCGTTCCATCACCATCGCAAGCCGTTCCGATATGCGGGCTGGACTGGCAACGGATAGAAGGGTTATCGCACTCTAATTCTTCGGCACATTCGTAAAACCTGTAGCGTTCCACCCACTTGCCATTGACGCAGATGTAGTTTTCGCTTCTATAGAGATCATCATTTGCGTAAATGCGGAGGTCGCGGCTAGATTCCGAACCATCGCAAGGTTCGCTCAGCCATTTGTCGTTGCAATATTCCTTAAGGCCGTACTTGCTGCAAAGTTCGTATTCGCTGTAGCCACATTCCGGAGACAAGGCGTCACATCTGGGAAGTACGGAAATTTCAGACCAGAATCCGTTATGGCATTGATACGGATATCCCGTCTCGCAGTCTTCGGCAATAGTGCCTTCATAAATAGGATCGCAGGAGCCACAGCCGACCATTCCCAGTTTGCATTTGAGCTTGCTGACATGTACGCAAATTTCATCACCCAAGCCGTACTCTTTCCATTTGCCATTTTCGCACTTGTAATGGCCTTCGAATTCACCTTCCCGGTAGCAGGCTTCGCAATATTCCAATTCACCGCGAGCACAGCGCTGATTGTTTTCCGTTTCCTTGACTTCCCACTTTTCACCGTCGCAATAGTAGATGGCTCCGCTTTCGCAATCGGCGATTTCCTTGATGCCATTCGGTTCGCAAAGGCGGTAACCGCATCCGCCCATTCCCGGCTTACATTCGTCCGGCTTGATGTTCAAGCAAGCAACTTTTTCCCAATTGTTGTTTCTGCATTGATAGTTGTCGCCGGTCACGCAGTCCACGGCAGAACTTCCGTTCTGGTTCACGCAATCGCCTTGAGCAGTCATACCATCGTAATCCGAGATATGCTTGCAAGTTCCACGCATTTCTTCAGTGCAACAAACCGGTTCATGGAACTCTTTGTCGCCACAGGATGTTGTCCAACGACCATTCGGGCAAATTTCTGTAGAAGTTTTCCATTCACCGTCTTTACAATAAAGTTCTTTACCCGTACTGCAATCACGGCTTTCAGATTCTAAACGTTCATTGCAAGGATGACAAATACACTTTTCTCCAGGAAGGCAAGCCTCACATTTTACGTCGCTCACATGCTGGCAAGTTTCAATGGGATCGTCTTCATCTTCGCAGCAAACAGGGACATAAAAATCTTTGCCGCGACAAGTTGAAGTCCTATGAGTACCAATCGGACAAGTTTCAACAGAGCTTGAGCTTGACGGATGCTGCACAGACGAGGAACTATTCGCGCAGTAGTAGGTTATGCCCATTTCGCAAAGTTGTTCAACAGTGTAACCGCACTCAGGGAGCAACGCAGCACACTGCGAGCTGAGCGGAATAACGGATGAAGACGAGCTATTTCCGCAGAAGCGGGTCTCGCCCATTCGGCAAAGTTCTTCAACTGTATAGCCGCACTCCGGGGACAACGCATCACACGTCGGGCGAGCAACAATCTCGGACGAAGAACTTTCAGCTAGCGAAGAATTTGTGCTGTTGAAGCTCGGGCCGGCTAGAGTTTCGTTATCGCAAGCAACTAGCGCAAGCGCCGCCAGCGATGCTACGGCTATGCCGCATGACCATCGAGATATTTTACGTTTCATGGTATTTCTCCTTTTTTATATAAACTTTCCCTAAGCCCCTTGCATCCGCAAGGAGTTATGCATTTGCTTTTCACATTTAATTTTTAGCGTTTAGTCTTTAACTTTAATTTTTCACCCACTCGTCTTTTTGACTCAATTCCGAGCAGGTTCCTTCAGACATATCACCGTTCACAGCAATTCTTTCGATTTCAGGACTTTTATCGATTTCGCCACAGAACTCGAAAAGGAAACGCACCATCTGCTGATTCTTCTTTTGGGCACAAGCATCAGCAGCGATATCCAGCACTGTAATCTTATGACTTGAAATCTGGGCAAGGATATGGCCCGCATATTCGCCACCATTAATATTCAGCATGTAAAGGCCACAGTTTTCATCAGCCTCGCCCTTTGCAATTGACGTAGCCAGTTCAGAATATTTCAAAGAAGCATTCGGGAACAAGCTAGGCAATGCGCCAACATTCTGTTTAACAAAGCGAATCACTTTTTCAAGAACATCGAATTCCGTAGCTTCCGCAGGTATCGGGTTTTGCGTATTAGGCGGTTGCGTGTCAGTATTGCCCTTGTTAGCATCTACAAACGTAGCCGCCAAAACATTGTTATCGAAGTTTTCTTTATCCAAATTAAACAAGTGCAAGTAATCGCCCAAGGAATTGCCGTCAGAATTCATAATTGGGGTCCGGCTTTCACCGTCTTGGCTTGCAGAACTTTCAGGCATCGGATCTACATCAAGCCTTTGCGAACTGCTTGACATTTTGCCTTCTTGACGGTCTCTAGAGCTAGAAGATTTTCTTGAATAAGTATTCTGTTCGCTAGAAGACGAAACTGAATTTTCAACATTTGAAGAACTAGAGATCTGCACAGAGTTTTGGTTCGAACTAGACGGTTCCGAACTCGAAAGACGTTCCGCAATGATTTCATTCGGTTCTTCGGAAGTGCCTGCTAAATTTCCATCGCCACACCCCACGCAGAACAAACTTGCACAAAGGAGAACAATGGCAAAAGAAACAAAACTCGACAACTTGATCGTGTAAACTTTAAACTTGTTCATTGCCATTCTCCTTAACATTCTTGGTCAACGGGAATAACTGCAAATTCAATCTATAAACTTGTTCAATATTCTTATCTTCAGCAGCAATGGAAATAATCTTATGGCGAAAATCATCGAGTTCTTTCACAATCTGTTCGTACGTTTGTCGTGAAATGCCCATTGTAACGCCACTAAAATTGCGTTCTTCTTTAGGGAGATCCAACGCCGGAGTCGCAAGCTTGGACATTTGGCGGTGCATACCGCGCAAGGCAAGGCGAGTCGCATCGGGCGTCCCTTTCACGGACACTTCGGACTGTACAAAATTTCCAGATTCCTTCTTTAAAAGCCCAGCCTTTCCCAAGAAGTCAAGCGACTCCTTCACTTCGAGCGCCGAAATCTCGGGATAGCACATCTTAGCCATTTCACCAGGAGTGGCGCCCGGCATAATCGGAGCAAGTTCCCTGAGCACAGGATTGCACCAGGAATCGTAATACTTGAACAAATCACCTTCGAGAACACGAACCTTGTGGACCTTCGCAATTGCAAGCATGCTCTCGTAAGCGGCTTTCTTTTTTTCTTCGGTTTCTGCCTGACCGAATTCGACCATCGCACGGAAATAATCCATTTCAAATCCGACAAGTCCCATTGCAAAGCCAGTGCGTTCAACACCTATACGGCTGAGCTTGCTTTTTCCGTCACACACGACCTTCATATATGAGGGTGAGCTAAATCCCGTAATTTTCGAGAACTCACGCCACGAAAAAGCGGAACAGCGCTTGCGCTCTTCATAAAAGTCTCGCATGTACATGCGGAAATCGGAATATTCGACAATCGGTCTCATACTCCAAAATATACATGGTTTTTCATGCTACGTCAATAGTTTTATGCTACAAAAATGCAGAAAATTATTAAAATTTAAGCAATTTCACAAAAATTCCACATCAAAAAGTTCGTTATGCAACACCCTGTAGCATATACTACTTCATCTCGAACGAGACCATCGTGATATCGTCGAACTGGGGAGCGTTTCCGGCATGCGCTTTTACCGCCATGCGCACTTTTCGACACCTCAACCGGACAGAATCGTTTTTCGATTCATTCAAGACTTTTAGCAAGCGTTCCATTCCAAATTCTTCGTTATTTTCGTTAATCGCCTCGGGAATTCCA includes:
- a CDS encoding TIGR02147 family protein — its product is MRPIVEYSDFRMYMRDFYEERKRCSAFSWREFSKITGFSSPSYMKVVCDGKSKLSRIGVERTGFAMGLVGFEMDYFRAMVEFGQAETEEKKKAAYESMLAIAKVHKVRVLEGDLFKYYDSWCNPVLRELAPIMPGATPGEMAKMCYPEISALEVKESLDFLGKAGLLKKESGNFVQSEVSVKGTPDATRLALRGMHRQMSKLATPALDLPKEERNFSGVTMGISRQTYEQIVKELDDFRHKIISIAAEDKNIEQVYRLNLQLFPLTKNVKENGNEQV